In Argonema galeatum A003/A1, one DNA window encodes the following:
- a CDS encoding ABC1 kinase family protein has product MNLKTVSPSSSNSYSEARLQKPAYPAMRNDATKVVAPTVTVEQASQSPTPAKRVTVVASEKETEGLRYDPEAIAEYYQQRPLQVWGRFVGIVWPCVTFAANLWLDRQLGRIAKNQKRRAVQLREILTKLGPAYIKVGQALSTRPDLVPSLYLEELTNLQDQLPPFPNEVAYRFIEEELGAKPEEIYAELSPEPLAAASLGQVYKGKLKTGETVAVKVQRPDLTQRIALDLYIGRSLAAWAKKTFKRIRSDLVAILDEFGSRIFEELDYIQEGHNAERFEQLYGNVPDIYIPKIYWEYTQRRVLTMEWINGTKLTNLEAIEKQGIDARHLIEVGVQCSLRQLLEHGFFHADPHPGNLLASPDGKLVYLDFGMMSEVKPYQRYGLIEAVVHLVNRDFEGLARDYVNLEFLTPDTDLTPIIPAFAAVFNDALGASVAELNFKSITDQLSALMYEYPFSVPAYYALIIRSLVTLEGIAIQIDPNFKVLSKAYPYVAKRLLTDTSSELRTSLRDLLFKDGKFRWNRLENLLRNAGISQDYDLNQVLNQTVDFLFSERGEFIRKNLADEIVNGLDSLTRNSFQNFTYAFRERVGLGVNEKPVASETPQSLAHIKRIWQILQETPGFDPTQLLPLIPKLLVKPETQEMGQQVASGLAQRAVARLIREILVAEEPKSAQNNGHKQNSSTRLALPEPLGKRG; this is encoded by the coding sequence ATGAATTTAAAGACGGTATCGCCAAGCTCATCTAATTCTTATTCAGAAGCAAGGCTTCAGAAGCCTGCATACCCAGCCATGAGGAATGATGCAACGAAAGTTGTTGCCCCGACGGTAACGGTAGAACAGGCATCGCAGTCGCCAACGCCAGCTAAACGGGTTACTGTTGTGGCATCAGAGAAGGAAACAGAAGGGCTACGCTATGACCCAGAAGCGATCGCCGAGTATTATCAGCAGCGTCCATTACAAGTATGGGGAAGATTTGTAGGCATAGTGTGGCCGTGTGTCACTTTTGCCGCCAACTTGTGGTTGGATCGTCAGCTGGGGCGCATAGCCAAGAACCAGAAGCGACGAGCCGTTCAGCTGCGGGAAATCTTGACCAAACTAGGCCCAGCCTACATCAAAGTGGGACAAGCCCTATCCACCCGCCCAGACTTAGTTCCGTCCTTATACTTGGAAGAATTAACCAATCTGCAAGACCAACTACCCCCCTTTCCCAACGAGGTAGCTTACAGGTTTATAGAAGAAGAACTGGGTGCAAAACCCGAAGAAATATACGCAGAACTATCGCCAGAACCCTTGGCGGCTGCTTCTCTGGGCCAAGTTTATAAAGGCAAACTCAAAACAGGTGAAACTGTCGCCGTAAAAGTACAGCGACCCGACCTTACCCAGAGAATAGCACTCGATTTATACATCGGGCGTTCTTTGGCTGCATGGGCGAAGAAGACCTTTAAACGGATACGCAGCGACTTAGTAGCGATCCTGGATGAATTTGGCAGCCGCATCTTTGAAGAACTGGACTACATCCAGGAGGGACATAACGCCGAGCGATTTGAGCAGCTATACGGTAATGTACCGGATATCTATATTCCCAAGATTTACTGGGAATACACACAGCGTCGCGTTTTGACGATGGAGTGGATAAACGGCACCAAGTTGACTAATCTGGAAGCGATCGAGAAACAGGGAATAGATGCCCGTCATTTGATAGAAGTAGGAGTACAGTGTTCCCTGCGTCAGCTGCTAGAACACGGCTTCTTCCACGCCGACCCCCATCCCGGCAATTTGCTAGCCAGCCCAGATGGCAAATTAGTTTATCTGGACTTTGGCATGATGAGCGAAGTCAAGCCCTATCAGCGTTATGGCTTAATTGAAGCAGTCGTGCATTTGGTCAATCGGGACTTTGAAGGCTTAGCCCGCGATTACGTCAATTTAGAGTTTTTGACGCCCGACACCGACTTGACGCCCATCATCCCCGCATTTGCCGCCGTATTTAACGATGCCCTGGGAGCAAGTGTAGCCGAACTAAACTTTAAGAGCATCACCGATCAGCTCTCGGCGTTGATGTACGAATATCCGTTCAGCGTACCCGCTTACTACGCCCTAATTATTCGCTCCCTCGTCACCTTGGAGGGAATCGCGATCCAAATAGACCCCAACTTTAAAGTTCTCAGCAAAGCCTATCCCTACGTTGCGAAAAGGCTGCTGACAGATACATCGTCGGAATTAAGGACTTCTCTACGGGATCTCCTGTTCAAAGACGGCAAATTTCGCTGGAATCGTTTGGAAAACTTGCTGCGGAATGCCGGTATCTCTCAAGACTACGACCTCAATCAGGTGTTGAATCAGACTGTAGACTTTCTGTTTTCCGAACGGGGCGAGTTCATTCGCAAAAACCTGGCCGATGAAATTGTCAATGGTTTAGACTCTTTAACGCGCAATAGCTTCCAAAATTTTACCTATGCCTTTCGCGAACGGGTTGGCTTAGGGGTAAACGAGAAGCCCGTTGCAAGCGAAACGCCTCAAAGTTTGGCACATATCAAGCGGATTTGGCAGATTCTTCAGGAAACTCCTGGTTTTGACCCAACGCAACTGCTTCCGCTGATTCCCAAATTGCTAGTGAAGCCAGAAACGCAGGAGATGGGTCAGCAAGTAGCTAGCGGTTTAGCCCAGCGTGCTGTGGCGCGGCTGATTCGGGAAATTTTAGTAGCCGAAGAACCCAAATCAGCCCAGAATAACGGTCACAAGCAGAACTCATCCACCAGATTAGCGCTGCCTGAGCCACTAGGGAAGAGGGGCTAG
- a CDS encoding DUF29 family protein — MEELLALKSLLLQGDIPEALLIIEELEEMSRDDKINNIRSYAKILLLHLIKQQAENRTTRSWDVSIRNSAREIQEKNKRHKAGGYYLNAEELREVLEAAYPMAADKASLEVAEGRYETAELENMVNREEILNRALALISPEV; from the coding sequence ATGGAAGAATTACTTGCTCTTAAATCTTTGCTCTTGCAGGGTGATATTCCAGAAGCATTGCTAATAATCGAAGAACTGGAAGAAATGAGCCGCGACGACAAAATTAATAACATTCGCAGCTATGCCAAAATTTTACTGCTGCACCTGATTAAGCAGCAAGCTGAAAATCGCACCACTCGTTCTTGGGATGTTTCAATTCGCAATAGTGCCAGGGAAATTCAGGAAAAGAATAAGCGCCATAAGGCAGGGGGCTATTACCTGAACGCGGAAGAATTACGTGAAGTTTTAGAAGCTGCATATCCAATGGCAGCTGATAAAGCATCGCTGGAAGTAGCAGAAGGGCGATATGAGACAGCCGAATTGGAAAATATGGTTAATCGAGAAGAAATTCTGAATCGCGCTTTAGCTTTAATTTCACCTGAAGTATGA
- the dusB gene encoding tRNA dihydrouridine synthase DusB gives MLSLSPSLQTRLSTPLKIGSFEVNSRVLQSPLSGVTDLVFRRLVRRYAPDSMMYTEMVNATGLHYVKQLPKIMEVDPNERPISIQLFDCRPDFLAEAAVMAVKEGADTVDINMGCPVNKITKNGGGSSLLRQPEVAEAIVRQVVKAVDVPVTVKTRIGWSDKEITILDFAKRMEDAGAKMITVHGRTRAQGYNGSAKWEWIRKVKEILSIPVIANGDIFSVEAAVRCLEETGADGVMCSRGTLGYPFLVGEVDYFLKTGKNKETPTPIQRLECAKDHLQALWEYKGERGIRQSRKHMTWYAKGFVGAADLRGKLALIETVEQGLETIDRAISRLATGDYANTSWQEEDFG, from the coding sequence TCTCCCAGTCTCCAAACCAGACTCTCCACCCCCCTCAAAATCGGCTCTTTTGAAGTAAATAGCCGCGTGCTACAGTCCCCCCTCTCAGGCGTGACTGACTTGGTATTCCGTCGCCTAGTGCGTCGCTATGCGCCAGACTCGATGATGTACACGGAAATGGTGAACGCGACGGGACTGCATTATGTCAAACAGTTGCCCAAAATTATGGAGGTAGACCCGAACGAAAGACCTATCAGCATTCAACTATTTGACTGTCGTCCAGATTTCTTAGCTGAAGCTGCTGTTATGGCAGTAAAAGAAGGTGCTGATACAGTAGATATTAACATGGGTTGTCCGGTCAACAAAATTACTAAAAATGGCGGCGGTTCTTCCTTATTGCGACAACCGGAAGTTGCTGAGGCAATTGTCCGGCAAGTAGTGAAAGCTGTGGATGTGCCAGTAACAGTTAAAACTCGCATCGGTTGGTCAGATAAAGAAATTACTATTCTCGATTTTGCCAAACGTATGGAAGATGCTGGTGCAAAAATGATTACCGTACACGGTCGCACCCGCGCTCAAGGTTATAATGGTTCTGCAAAGTGGGAATGGATTCGCAAAGTTAAGGAAATTCTCTCTATTCCAGTTATTGCTAATGGCGATATTTTTTCTGTGGAAGCTGCTGTACGTTGTTTGGAAGAAACTGGTGCTGATGGCGTGATGTGTTCGCGAGGAACGCTTGGTTATCCGTTTTTAGTAGGAGAAGTTGACTATTTCTTGAAAACTGGTAAAAATAAGGAAACTCCGACGCCAATTCAACGGCTGGAATGTGCTAAGGATCATCTGCAAGCGCTGTGGGAATATAAGGGAGAACGGGGAATTCGGCAATCTCGCAAGCACATGACTTGGTATGCTAAAGGTTTTGTTGGTGCTGCGGACTTGCGGGGTAAGCTAGCTCTGATAGAAACAGTGGAACAAGGTTTGGAAACGATCGATCGGGCCATTTCACGCCTTGCTACTGGTGATTATGCCAATACTAGCTGGCAAGAAGAAGACTTTGGGTAG
- a CDS encoding GAF domain-containing protein has product MHQPPAAPTPESNRGGALATTEGSFSTFLAPLNKNSFKEVVTGVEDKLRVINQTLTMLTDSQGFDAILQDMLNAITLKTGELLNADRTTIYLVDEEKNELWSIVAKDEEGRALEIRFPATQGIAGEVATFGKVINIPFDFYDDPRSAFAQKQDQKNGYRTYTMLVMPLLSERGDLVAVVQLINKLKLPNEQTKHLDGRINLNGFTEEDEKVFEEFAPSIRLILESSKSFYVATQRQRAADALMKANEALSKSSLDLEETLGRVMDEAKKLMNADRSTLWLIDHDRNQLWTKIPINGELKELCIPRTAGFAGIVAESHEPLMIGFDLYEDPRSETSKQTDQNLGYRTCSMLCMPVFNADQELIGVTQLINKKKQGDWPAYDPSQWPKVPECWKASFNRSDQEFMQIFNIQAGVALQNAKLFAEVKQQQQMQRDILRCLSNGVISTDKEGKVIAANESAKRLLGFAEDEKLEGKPIYELVRIKGKEEQDEDKFPQWFKTALNTTDEKKRQQYYPDQVLESACNEQHSVNLSINTIANASDATKVSGALVVMDDISDEKRLKSTMYRYMTQEVAEQLLASGDNFKMGGDRKEVSILFSDIRSYTTLTESLEAEEVVQMLNEYFESMVDAVFKYKGTLDKYIGDALMAVFGAFLPLHDHAWMAVQTAVQMRHRLAAFNSKRRENNQLEIKVGIGINSGSVISGNIGSSQRMELTSIGDEVNLASRLEGASKQYGCDIVISQNTFEPCADRIWYRELDFIRVKGKDKPVRVYELVGLRDEQISDEKHNLIDTYHKGRKHYLNQEFRKAMNEFAIILEDMSVPDKSASLYLKRCQYWLDHPEFVETQWDDGVWTLTEK; this is encoded by the coding sequence GTGCATCAACCCCCTGCGGCTCCGACTCCTGAATCGAATCGTGGCGGTGCATTAGCCACAACGGAAGGCTCTTTTTCAACGTTTCTCGCCCCCCTAAACAAAAATTCTTTCAAAGAAGTAGTTACCGGCGTTGAAGACAAACTTCGGGTGATAAATCAAACCCTGACAATGCTGACCGACAGCCAGGGTTTTGATGCCATTCTCCAAGATATGTTGAATGCTATTACCCTGAAAACAGGAGAATTACTGAATGCAGACCGCACGACAATTTATTTAGTAGACGAAGAGAAAAACGAACTGTGGTCAATTGTTGCCAAAGATGAAGAAGGACGCGCTCTAGAAATTCGCTTTCCGGCGACCCAAGGGATTGCAGGCGAAGTAGCCACCTTCGGGAAAGTGATTAATATTCCCTTTGATTTCTATGACGATCCCCGCTCCGCTTTTGCCCAGAAGCAAGACCAAAAAAATGGATACCGCACCTACACGATGCTGGTGATGCCATTATTGAGCGAGCGAGGCGACTTAGTAGCGGTAGTGCAATTAATCAACAAATTAAAGTTGCCAAACGAGCAAACCAAGCATTTAGATGGACGCATCAATCTAAATGGTTTTACTGAGGAAGACGAAAAAGTTTTTGAAGAATTCGCTCCTTCGATTCGCTTAATTCTGGAAAGTTCTAAATCTTTTTATGTAGCTACCCAAAGACAGCGAGCGGCTGATGCGCTGATGAAAGCGAACGAAGCCTTAAGTAAGAGCAGTCTCGACCTAGAAGAAACCCTCGGTCGAGTGATGGATGAAGCCAAGAAATTGATGAATGCCGATCGCAGCACCCTATGGTTAATAGACCACGATCGCAATCAATTATGGACGAAAATTCCCATTAATGGCGAATTAAAAGAACTCTGCATTCCCAGAACGGCGGGATTCGCGGGTATAGTTGCCGAATCCCACGAACCGCTGATGATTGGATTTGATTTGTATGAAGATCCCCGTTCGGAGACTTCCAAACAAACAGATCAAAATTTGGGTTATCGCACTTGCAGTATGTTGTGTATGCCCGTGTTTAACGCAGATCAAGAATTGATTGGCGTCACGCAATTAATCAACAAGAAAAAACAGGGAGATTGGCCTGCATACGATCCCTCTCAATGGCCGAAAGTACCGGAATGCTGGAAAGCAAGTTTTAATCGCAGCGACCAAGAATTCATGCAGATCTTTAATATCCAAGCTGGTGTGGCGCTGCAAAATGCCAAACTCTTTGCCGAGGTCAAGCAACAGCAACAAATGCAGCGAGATATTCTCCGCTGCTTATCCAACGGCGTGATCTCAACAGATAAAGAGGGTAAAGTTATCGCGGCAAATGAAAGTGCGAAGCGATTGCTAGGCTTTGCTGAGGATGAAAAACTGGAAGGAAAACCAATTTACGAATTGGTGCGGATCAAAGGCAAAGAAGAACAAGATGAGGATAAATTTCCCCAATGGTTTAAAACGGCTTTAAACACTACGGATGAGAAAAAGCGCCAGCAATATTACCCAGATCAAGTATTAGAATCCGCCTGTAACGAACAACACAGTGTGAATCTGTCGATTAATACGATCGCCAATGCCAGCGATGCTACTAAAGTTAGCGGCGCTTTAGTGGTGATGGACGACATCAGCGATGAAAAGCGCCTCAAGAGTACGATGTATCGCTACATGACTCAGGAAGTCGCCGAACAACTGCTGGCAAGCGGCGATAATTTCAAGATGGGAGGCGATCGCAAAGAAGTTAGCATTCTGTTCTCAGATATTCGCAGCTACACCACCTTGACCGAAAGCTTGGAGGCGGAAGAAGTGGTGCAAATGCTCAACGAATATTTCGAGTCGATGGTCGATGCTGTCTTTAAGTACAAAGGCACCCTAGACAAATACATTGGCGACGCGCTTATGGCCGTATTTGGTGCGTTCCTGCCATTGCACGATCATGCCTGGATGGCAGTTCAAACAGCAGTGCAAATGCGCCATCGCTTAGCAGCATTCAATTCCAAGCGCCGCGAAAACAATCAGCTAGAAATAAAGGTTGGCATTGGCATCAACTCCGGCTCAGTTATCAGTGGCAATATTGGTTCTTCTCAGCGCATGGAACTCACTTCTATCGGCGATGAAGTCAACTTGGCGTCGCGCTTGGAAGGTGCTAGTAAGCAATATGGCTGTGACATTGTGATTAGCCAAAATACCTTTGAGCCATGTGCCGATCGCATCTGGTACAGGGAGCTTGACTTTATTCGCGTCAAGGGAAAAGATAAACCAGTGAGAGTTTATGAACTGGTTGGTTTGCGCGACGAGCAAATTTCAGACGAGAAGCACAATTTGATCGACACTTACCATAAAGGACGCAAACATTACCTCAATCAGGAATTTAGGAAAGCAATGAATGAGTTTGCCATAATTCTGGAAGATATGAGCGTTCCTGATAAATCAGCTTCCTTGTACCTGAAGCGCTGTCAGTACTGGCTGGATCATCCCGAATTCGTAGAGACACAATGGGACGATGGCGTCTGGACTCTCACAGAAAAATAG
- the recN gene encoding DNA repair protein RecN: MLLGLRIENFALIDRLELVFGPGLNVLTGETGAGKSIILDAIDAALGGKVTSRSIRTGAIRAVVEATFKLTAELADWLAEQEIDLLDEISLVCSREMSTSQGVLRSSRSRINGVVVNRQQIEQLRSRLVEITAQGQTVQIGQPARQRHCLDSFGGSPLLLQRREVFAAFTACSEALSHLENRRQSEQMRLQKLDLLEFQLKELSTANLQDPDESEHLEQERQRLSHVVELQKQSYQVYQALYQNDGEADAAADILGQAETVLIDMVNYDVQLQPILDMVSAALSQVEEAGRQINAYGEDLEADPQRLETVEQRIRDLKQICRKYGPSLGEAIAYSQRVQSELEELQGGGQSIEVLEQVYQERKAILEKACASLTQLRRTAADELEARLVSELKPLAMEKVQFQVETAPCPPTSYGADKIVFMFSPNPGEPLHPMTETASGGEMSRFLLALKACFSQVDSVGTLIFDEIDVGVSGRVAVAIAQKLHQLSQHHQVLCVTHQPLVAAMADRHFRVDKEVIEKESAVTSHEISNTQHSDVRTVVRVSALDNHLTRSEELAQLAGGEFGTEAIAFAESLLAQAASHRQMQPLPISKPKPLPDSGSHTETAIDKTLNNP, encoded by the coding sequence ATGCTACTTGGATTGCGGATTGAAAATTTTGCCCTGATCGATCGTCTGGAGCTTGTATTTGGCCCAGGTCTAAATGTGTTGACTGGGGAAACTGGCGCGGGAAAGTCGATTATTCTCGATGCGATCGATGCCGCTTTGGGAGGTAAAGTTACCAGCAGGTCTATTCGGACTGGGGCTATTCGTGCTGTAGTGGAAGCGACTTTTAAGTTGACTGCGGAGTTGGCTGACTGGCTTGCTGAACAAGAAATCGACCTTTTGGATGAAATTTCTTTGGTATGCAGTCGCGAAATGTCTACCAGTCAGGGTGTGCTGCGTAGCAGTCGATCGCGGATCAATGGGGTGGTGGTAAACCGACAGCAGATAGAACAACTGCGATCGCGTTTGGTAGAGATCACCGCTCAAGGTCAAACGGTTCAAATCGGACAGCCAGCACGTCAGCGCCATTGCCTCGATAGTTTCGGCGGTTCCCCCCTACTCCTACAGCGGCGAGAGGTCTTCGCAGCTTTTACAGCCTGCTCTGAGGCACTCTCTCACTTGGAAAATCGTCGCCAGTCCGAGCAGATGCGCTTGCAAAAGTTGGATTTACTGGAATTTCAGCTAAAAGAACTGAGTACCGCTAATCTTCAAGATCCCGATGAATCAGAACATCTCGAACAAGAACGTCAGCGCCTCAGTCACGTTGTAGAATTGCAAAAGCAAAGTTACCAAGTCTATCAAGCTTTATATCAAAATGATGGCGAAGCTGATGCCGCTGCTGACATACTGGGTCAAGCGGAAACAGTTTTGATCGATATGGTGAACTACGATGTCCAGCTGCAACCAATTCTAGATATGGTAAGTGCGGCTCTATCTCAGGTGGAAGAAGCGGGACGACAAATTAATGCCTACGGTGAAGATTTAGAAGCAGATCCCCAACGTCTGGAAACGGTGGAACAGCGAATCCGGGATCTTAAACAAATTTGCCGCAAGTATGGCCCTAGTCTGGGGGAAGCGATCGCATACAGTCAGCGCGTCCAATCTGAGTTGGAGGAACTACAAGGGGGCGGACAATCGATCGAAGTTCTGGAGCAAGTATATCAGGAACGAAAAGCCATACTTGAGAAAGCTTGTGCTAGTCTAACTCAGTTGCGCCGCACTGCCGCCGATGAACTGGAAGCTCGTTTGGTGTCAGAACTTAAGCCCTTGGCGATGGAAAAGGTACAGTTTCAAGTAGAAACTGCGCCCTGTCCGCCTACGTCTTACGGTGCTGACAAGATTGTATTTATGTTTAGCCCCAATCCAGGGGAACCGCTGCATCCGATGACAGAAACTGCCTCTGGCGGGGAAATGAGTCGTTTTCTACTTGCGCTGAAGGCGTGTTTCTCTCAAGTGGATTCTGTGGGAACACTAATATTTGATGAGATTGATGTGGGAGTGTCTGGACGGGTTGCTGTGGCGATCGCTCAAAAGCTCCACCAACTCTCTCAACACCATCAGGTTCTCTGCGTCACCCACCAGCCCCTAGTCGCCGCTATGGCCGATCGTCACTTCCGAGTTGATAAAGAAGTTATCGAGAAGGAGTCAGCAGTCACCAGTCATGAGATATCCAACACTCAGCACTCAGATGTTCGCACCGTCGTGCGGGTATCTGCCCTCGACAATCATCTCACTCGCAGTGAAGAACTGGCTCAGCTAGCTGGCGGAGAGTTTGGCACTGAGGCGATAGCCTTTGCCGAATCTCTTCTGGCACAAGCTGCTTCTCACCGTCAAATGCAGCCATTACCAATTTCTAAACCAAAACCTCTCCCAGACTCAGGATCTCATACTGAGACGGCAATTGACAAAACTTTAAACAATCCTTAA